Within Vicia villosa cultivar HV-30 ecotype Madison, WI linkage group LG1, Vvil1.0, whole genome shotgun sequence, the genomic segment tgatgttatgttgagtggcaaaagaaattaatagacgaatagactctaacctggctactggtgcaaaggtttctgtatagtcaatcccttcttgctgactataaccctgagccaccagtctggctttgttccttaccacttcacctttctcactgagcttgtttctgaagacccattttgtaccaattatattgaatccatctggtctaggaacaagatcccaaacatcattccttgtgaactgatttaattcttcttgcatagcaattatccagtctggatcttctagagcatgatcaacagaagttggctcgatcaaagatacaagacctaattgacagtctgcattgttcctaaggaatgctcttgttctgattggatcatccttctttccaagaatgacatcttctgaatgaccggagatgagtctggatgatcttctgacagatggttcttcagaaatacttagattgtccagagaagctgatacttgatcttctggttccttgcttctgaggagctctgcttctgatgcgttgcttcttggctcaacaacttctgatatatcaatatcataacctgcaaaattatcaacctgctttggtttttcagaaccaagcttatcatcaaacctgatattgattgattcttctacaaccaatgtttcagtattgtatactctgtagccttttgagcgttcagaatatccaagaaggaaacatttttgagctttggaatcaaacttaccaagatgatctttagtgttcagaataaagcatacacatccaaaaggatggaaatatgaaatgttgggctttctattcttccacaattcatagggagtcttatttagaataggtctgatagagattctattctgaatatagcatgcagtgtttattgcttctgcccagaaatgcttagccatattggtttcattgatcatggttctggccatttcttgcagagtcctattctttcgttctacaaccccattttgctgtggagttctaggacaagagaaatcatgggcaataccattttctttgaagaactcttcaaaggatctgttctcaaattcaccaccatgatcacttctgacctttatgattttacactctttttcagattgaatctgaatgcagaaatcaaagaacactgaatgagtctcatccttgtgttttaagaatttcacccatgtccagcggctataatcatctacgatgactaatccatatttctttcctctgacagatgctgttttgactggtccaaacagatcaatgtgcaagagttctaatggccttgaggtagaaacaacattcttagacttgaatgcaggtttggagaacttgcccttctgacatgcttcacaaagagcatctgatttgaatttcagattagggagtcctctgacaagattcagtttgttaatctgagaaatctttctcaaactagcatgacctaatctcctgtgccagacccactgctcttcagaaacagacataagacaagtcaccttctgactcataagatcttgcagatctgtcttataaatgttattcttcctcatgcctgtaaataggattgagccatccttctgatttaccgccttgcaagacttttgattaaagattatatcataaccattgtcacttaattgactgatagataagaggttatgagttaaaccttttacaagaagtacattagaaatggaaggagagttaccagactttatagttccagagccaattatcttgcccttctgatctcctccaaacttgacttctcctccagacttaagcaccaggtcttggaacatagaccttcttcctgtcatgtgtcgcgagcatccagagtccaggtaccatgacatgttgtgctttgttcttctcgcagccaaggatatctgcaataggaataatcttatccttaggtacccacattttcttgggtcctttcttgttagattttctcaagttctgattgaacttgggtttgacattataagcaataggaacagcatgataatttttaatatgagtttcatgatatttcctaggttgtgtcacatgcttcttggtgtgtgttatgtgaaaactttgtgcatgtgaagtgtgcctaatatcatgggagtggccatacttgaactgatcatacaatggcttgtatgtgagtttcatttcatcaacaggttcaagtttgtatggggtttcaccctcataaccaatgccgactcttttgtttccagacacagcatatatcatagaagctagctgacttctgccaatacttctagataagaactttctgaaacttaaatcatattctttcagaatatggttcagactaggagtggatttttctgaattagaaggagatccaacattattggacaattttaaaagtttttcctttaattcagaattctccaattcaagcctctttgtttcaaattcaaattgctttttcagctttttgtatttgagactaatctgagacttgagttccagaagttcagttagaccggaaactaactcatctctagtaagttcagaaaatacctcttcagaatctgattctgatgtagattctgatccgtcatcttctgtcgccatcagcgcacagttggcctgctcatcttctgaatcatcttctgactcatcccaggttgccataagacctttcttcttatgaaactttttcttgggattctccttctgaagatttggacattcattcctgaagtgtcctggttcattgcattcatagcacatgaccttcttcttgtcagatcttctgtcatcagaagattctccatgttcaaatttccttgaacttctgaagcctctgaacttcctttgcttgctcttccagagttgatttagccttctggagatcagggacagttcatcttcttcttcagattctgattcttcaggatcttcttctctggcctgaaaagcgttagtgcaattcttgatattagattttaatgcaatagatttacctttcttttgaggctcatttgcatccagctctatttcatgacttctcaaggcgctgataagctcttccagagaaacttcattcagattctttgcaatcttgaatgcagtcaccataggaccccatcttctgggtaagcttctgatgatcttctttacatgatcagccttggtgtatcctttgtcaagaactctcaatccagcagtcagagtttgaaatcttgaaaacatcttttcaatgtcttcatcatcctccatcttgaaggcttcatacttctggattaaggctagagctttagtctccttgacttgagcatttccttcatgagtcattttcaaggactcatatatatcataggccgtttccctgttagatatcttctcatactcagcatgagagatagcattcagcaaaacagttctgcatttatgatgattcctgaaaagcttcttctgatcatcattcatttcttgccttgacagctttacgcctctggcatttacgggatgtttgtaaccatccattagaagatcccatagatcaccatctagacccagaaagtaactttccagtttatctttccagtattcaaagttttcaccatcaaataccggcggtctagtataaccattgttaccgttgtattgctcggcagagccagatgtagatgcaggtgtaggtgtagtcctttcactttcatcaaccatcttttactgaagcgtttttctcttcctgaatcttttctaaacacggttaagtgcttgcaccttagaaccggcgctctgatgccaattgaaggatagaaaaacacttagaaaggggggggattgaataagtgtgactttaaatcttggacgataaaaataaattgcacaattatttttatcctggttcgctgttaacgaagctactccagtccacccccgcagagatgatttacctcaacctgaggatttaatccactaatcgcacggattacaatggttttccacttagtccacgactaagtcttccagagtatacagatcacaacttgatcactccaggaacactgcttagttcactcctaagacttttctagagtctactgatcaacacgatcactctaggcttagttcactcctaagactttctgctcagccaactgccaagacttcctagagtatacagatcacacgatcactctagttccttacaacttaatgtaatcaattcaagagtttacaaatgcttcttaaaagcgataatcacaactgtgatatttctcttacagtttaagcttaatctcactaagatattacaacagcaatgtagtgagctttgatgaagatgaagattctgagttttgatttgaacagagtttcagcaagttaatttgaattgtattggtgcgaaatcgttaaccttgcttctcatcagaacttcatatttataggcgttgagaagatgaccgttgagtgcatttaatgctttgcgtgttccgtacagctttgcatttaatgttatacgcttttgtcaactacctcgagccttgttcacgctgtgtctactgacgtagcctttagtagctttaacgttccttttgtcagtcagcgtagtctgccacgtgtacttccttctgatctgatgtttgtgaatacgacgtttgaatatcatcagagtcaaacagcttggtgcatagcatcttctgatcttgaagtgcttctgttgcgtgataccatcttctgatcttcagtgcttctgatctcatgttcttctgatgcttccatagacccatgttctgattctgcttcgaccatcttctgatgtcttgccagaccatgttctgatgttgcatgctgaaccattgagacacaacttctgagcgctgaattatgcgtactctttatatatttcctgaaagggaaattgcattggattagagtaccatattatcttaagcaaaattcatattattgttatcatcaaaactaagataattgataagaacaaatcttgttctaacaagttaAGGCGACAATGCAACAATTAataggcaacaagcaacaagagggattaccctaaaggtgtgtgggtgcagcaatcacgtgattaattcagatatcgttatcttgtaattagtgatctaattcagttcaaggcttgcactccctaagattactaaccacagcagaaaaataaaggcagaataaaaatcatatgctattacaataaacacctgcgggatgggggaaattaaaaggcaaaaacccttatagggtaacggaaaaataaaggcaaaaatcaATTCCCACATCTTTGAATGCCTTGCCTTGATCTTCCTTGGACTCTTGATAGACactctgaaaattaagaggaaaagAAATAAGGGGTGAGTGTAAGAGAAGTTCCTCaacagatgaagtaaaccctagttgaacctataaggcaaatgtaacaattaataaaaattaattttaagaaaaagaatcagaacttagctttttgattggcacGACACGTAATCGAGGAtatttgattaaccctgaaaattagacaTGAAGAAGATAAGCGTTAGTGCCTTTTGCATTCAGTAGCTATTGTACAAACCCTATATTATCCCCTATATTATCCCAAAAGGCAAATAAATGGGgttgagcaaaccctaaaaggttaatGAGAACGAAAGTTCGATCAGACAGCTAGATGAGCCGAAATAAGACTTAATAATTATAAGGTTTATAAATGGATAGAAGTTAACAAAATTTAAAAGTATATAAAAATGGTAGCTTTTATTGTTAGAAACAATTGTTTTTAATGTTatgaaataaatcaaatatttgattaaaaaaaataaaaaataaatttattggttataaaattattatatgagaaaaaaaaagggctaagataaaataaatttgaaGAAAGAGaggaaaattaataaaataactcatGTAATTTAAGAATAGaaagaaaagtaaaaaataaagaataaaacttAGCTGGGCGTATGATCCAGTGTGGTTGAGTGCTGAGGGAACACCATGTGGAGCATCTGCTAGTCCCTTAGATCTGCACCTGGAGGAGATCTTGTGGCTGATATGAAGGGTTCACCGTGGGCGCGCGATGGAGTGGAGTACTGAATCTGTGAATGCAAcgcttttgaaaaaatatgaaacAGCCAGGGTTCGAACCAAAACCTTCACCTTCCTTCTATTGTTATTCTTCCACAATTGTAAAGAACCCAACATCCATCTGGCATTATATACAATGAAAGATATACGAACATGCACTGCAGCCAATGTGCCTCCATATGCTACGCGGAGTCATTTTCCTCCTTTTTCTCATCACATCCAAAAGACCAATATTAAGCCTATGTTCCCTTTTATCTTACTACTTAGCTCTCGATAGTGTTCTAGCTCCCCAGCCCCAATTCTATTTCTACCCTTGCAACCCTCTTCGTGCATATTACTTATCTGCCTCTATCTGTTACTTGCTAACCCTTTTATGACCTTGAACCTGGTTGTTTCCTTCATATATAGCTGTCATGGAAGCAGGATAATCTCGACATCACTCCTATCTTTCTTGGTAAGCAACATTCCTTTCTATGGAGTTCAATTTCCTTCTTAAACAAtctgcatcattttcatcatttCTGCTGCTAACCCTTCTTTTCTATGCAGTTTCAACTCTGCTCTGATTTTCTTTCTTCAGGCCACTAAGGATAAGTCCCTGGTTGGCTGGTTGTAGgacttccaacttttgaaatatcACGCATAGTCACTACAAGATGTTTGTAAGTTTCACTGTCTTTGATAAATTCAATTTTTTACTTTAAGAAAAGAAGAGACCTGATGGCTTCATAAGCTTTGAGGTATATTGCAGTTAACATCTAAGTTTCCTTCCTTTATCGAAATTAAAGGGAAAGGTTCAAAAAGGCAACTTCTTGGCTTTGATAGAAGCCCTAATTTCAGTATCTATAACCATaacaagtaaaataaaaaaaataaaaaacgatAACCTCAATGGTTAAGGCCTAGACATTACCACTGTCCGAGGAATTTGGAGCAGAGACAGAAATCCAAGTgtagcatcaatctcagcattgttgggCTTGCATTTCTTTCTCAAAGAGGTTTCTGATATATAGACTGATTTGCATATTGCAGCTGTCCTACACTCCTTTTCTGGTGATTTTTGGGATAGTAGAAACTTTGCAAAAATTAATTACTTCCTACACTCCTTTTCTGACATTAAACCTGGTTGTTTCCTTCATATGCAGCTGTCTTGGAAGAAGGATAATCTCTTGACCTTACTCCTATCTTTCCTGGTAAGCAGCATTCCTTTGAATAGAGTTTGATTCCCTTCTTTAAATAATCTGCACCATTTTCATCATCTATGCTGCTAAGTGCTAACCCTTCTTTCCTACGTAGTTTTGTGTCTGTTCTGACTTTCTTCCTTCAGGCCACTAAGGAAAAGTCCCTAGTTGTAGGACTTCCAGCTGTTGAAATATCACACACAGTCACAACAAGATGTTTGTAAGTTTCCATAGTCTTCGATGAATTCAGCTTTTTACTGAAAGAAAATAAGAGAACCTATGGCATAAAAGAAGAGATCTGACATCAACTTCTTGTCTTTGATAGAAGCCCCAATTTTAGTGTATATAAAAATAACACGATAAACAGTAACCATAATGGTTAAGGCCTAACCATTACACCTGTATGTGGAATTTCATTGTTTTCTTGTTTCATTCTTGATTAGAATACATAATGAGATCCTATTGGATATGGATCTTAAAACAATTGTCAACTTGTTTAGTGATGACACACTAAGTGATGACACATGTTGAAAATAAGAGGCATGTAGTTCATTTTTTCCCCTAAAACAATTGTCCCAACTAACTTACTGTCAAACTATATCTTTTCATATCAGGGCATTTGGTCTAGTGGTATGATTCTCGCTTTGGGTGCGAGAGGTCCCGCATTCGATTCTCGGAATGCCCCTTTTTGAAGGAAGTTGACAAGATTGACATATTAATTGGttagttaaattaaatattaatatgcatcagtttttgtttttgttttttatatactGCTATAGCCTTATAGTACTAGTAATTAAATAACAATTACTATAGAGACTGCATGTGAATGCCTTGTTGCTATAAACTGAAAAACATTTGGTCATAGAAAGACTGTTGTGagtcatattttatcaaactttatCTTTAAAGATAAATCCAAAATTAAAACTTCAATTAACTTTGTGTTACTTGGTTTGTGACCGTTCAAGAAAAACTGTCTCCACTTAATATCTATGACAGTTTATGCAGCCCCAGCCCCTTTGTGCAACCGTTGCCACTATAGACTCTCTCtgattctttctttttttgtgcATAAACCAAAGTATCCTTGTGCTTAACTACATATTAATTAAGATCATTTATAAAGTTAACTTTTTCTTGTAATTTTTCTAAGCACGCTTATTAAGAATCTAATCCTGAACCATATAGTTTAACCTTTTCTAGTATTTATTGTTGGGTACTCTTTTTGATACCTTAACTTGAAAAATATGGTAGCTTTAGGTGGACTGGTAGCTTCCCTACATGGTCTCATTATCATGAGAAGACACAGAACCAGCATTTAGCTAACAGACGATGTGGTATGCATACACAGTTTCATCAATAAATAACTTAGGTCTCACTTCACCTTCAAAATGGGCATTTGGTCTAGTGGTATGATTCTCGCTTAGGGTGCGAGAGGTCCCGAGTTCAATTCTCGGAATGCCCCTTTTCTTTTTAAGATTAGGAATTTAAACTTTTTCTATATTTCAGTTAAACTGTTAAACTATTAGATTCACACTCTGTTGTAACTGCAGTTAGAGATCTTGGATGTTTGATCTCAAATCAATGACTAAATTTGTTTTAGAGATCTTGGATGTTTGATCTCAAATCAATGActaaatttgttttaatatatacAATGACTATAATATAATTGTTGGATCTCAAATTAATAATTGAGATTGATTATCATGTGTAGCTGTGTAATATTTGTATTGCAGAAAATCCAAGTCTCACTATTACGAGAAGAATATTTGATGTAAAGACACtccaaaaagaaatagaaaaactaGTGACACCAACATCATCCCTCGAATGGCTTTGATATCAGTCTGCAATGCGACATTCAAATAGATTCATTGAACAACAGTTGAGTGCTTCAGTTCTTTACTTTAGAATGTTTTACAAATCAACTAAAAACTGACTCAATGTTGGTGGAGGTTTTACATGAGGTAATGAAACAAGAAACTTCTTTGAGTAATTCTCTTAGTTAGTGAGTATAGAACCTTGAGAAGCAAGATTTTTCATGTGGCCTTAGTTAAATTGAATGGTCTTTCataaatcaaaatagaaaataCATACAAATTATAAATAGGACAAAGTAACAAGCTAAAATATTCTATTTCTATGCAAATGTTTTCATGGCAATAATTTTATTTCGTTGTCCGATTTCAACTTTCTCATTCCTATAACTTATTTCTGTAAAAACTACAGCAGAAAATATTGTGACAAAATAAGATTTAAGGCAGGGCTTTGACATATGCTAAATTTCACAGACAGTGATGATGAGTGTGTTTCAAATAGTTTAGTGTTTTTCTAATACTTAGGGTGGAAAAAGTAACTCTCTAATTTTAAATCTCAAACCCTATATTTTTTTGAGCTTGGTGTGTCAGGCCATATGGACAACCTGTTTTAACAATTCTAAGAGCATAATATTCCACTAACACAATAGCTGAAACACTGCAATAGTATCTCTCCAGCATACCGCAAAATATTAGTTGACATCCAAGGTATTGTAATTTAATTGTCACATTCTCTTTGTTGTTACTAAGTATATAAGAGTGTAAAGGATATAATATTGGACTGTATGAGAGTAATACAAATAAGGTGGAAAGGTTTTTGTCTTGAGTGGTGTGAAGATGTCTGAAGCAGGTACGTGTTTCATAAATGGTGTTTCTCTTAATGCTATCATTGATATTGGTGCGACGCGTTCGTTTATATCTCTTGATTGTGCTAACAAGTTAAGTCTTGAAGTGTCTTCTATGACTGGTAGTGTGGTCATTGACACCCCAACTAATGGTTCGGTGACTACTATGTtagtgtgtttgaattgtctttTGAAAATTTATGGTCGAGCCTTTGGAGTTGACTTGATTTGTTTGTCTTTGAgtcaacttgatgtgattttgagAATGAACTGTCTAGAATTCAACCATGTTTATATCAACTGATTCGATAAGATTGTGTTGTTTCCTGAGTCTAAAGAGAGTGAGGATTCGAGGTTCATGTTTGTCGGTCAGGTagagatgtctttgagggagaatgaTCAGGTGCTCATGACGTACACTTCCTTAAGAGTGGAGAGCGATGTTGTGGTGAGTGATACACATGTGGTGTGTGAGTTTCCTGATGTTTTCCTGAGGATATTTGCGACTTGCGGCTGAAGCAAGAAGTTGAGTTTGCCATTGACATAGTACCTGGTACTAGTCATGTGTCAATGACACCTTATCGAATGTCTTTGTCAGAGTTGAGTGTGTTGAAGAAACATTTAGAAGATCTCCTTGAGAAGAAGTTCGTCAGGCCTAGTGTATCGTCGTGGGGAGCGCCAACTTTTTTAGTTAACAAGAAAGATGCGACATGCGGTTGTGGGTTGATTATCGGCAACTGAATAAGGTTACTATTAAGAACATGTGTCCTTTTTCGAGAATCGACGATCTTATGGATCAGATGGTTGGTGCTTGTGTGTTCAGTAAGATTGATTCGAGATCAGgggtatgtttggatatcacgaaatgaacggagtggaatggaatggagcggagtgggatggagcggagtggaacggagcggaacaaatgtaccattccattgtttggaaattttagaacggaataagacaaattattcattctgcccaaatcggaggggaaagaatatggtggtaagtgatagaatggaatggaatccataccactcctttctgctccgctccatccgtttttaaattatccaaacaacggaATATCACTTTATTCCATTCtgctccgctccatccgattccatcaatccaaacaatatCATCAGATTCGAGTGAAGGGTGAAGATATTttgaagactgcttttagaactcGATACGACCATTATGAGTACTCGGTGATGcctcatttatttattattttatgtgtTATTTAGTATCGTTGAAGCTCTGGTATGTAACACTAGGATGAGAATACTTgttatttattttgtgttttcttgttatttattttgtgttttcgaagtttaatcatttaattatatgAAGTAATCTATTTCACTaagacaattaaattaaattaaagtatATTGGGCATATGGATCTTGAATGTCATGAATTgagttaatattaaaattatgaatGTCCATACCCATATTGCAATTAACATATgtctaaaagaaataaattgtagcTATTAAATATCATAGCAGTCGCCAATTATTGTAGGAACTTCACCAAATAGTGAATTAGTTCATAATTccattataacaaaaaaaaaaaaaacaattcatcTTTGATTGATACAACCTGCTGATTTCTCAAAATGAAAAGAAACATTGCAATTAGGGTGAATTATATTCCAATGTGTTGAATatacaatattttataaaaatgtatTCTTTTAAATTCTTAAAAAGTAACATTCAATAGAAAAAAAACTTTTGCATCTAACTCGCCAAACTTAAAACAAACACATTACTATAATGAAAATGAAAACTTAACTTTTCCATCGATTTAAAGAACATTAATTTTGCATAATATCTAGATTTATGTTTCTCTTATTCTCAAAAAGTGCACAActgattcaatattttgattgaaTCTAACCTTGAGAGAATGTACTTATCAGaacaaaaaacaattttattgagAACACAATAGCTCGTTTTCTCTATTGTTGGCTTGATAGCTTGAAATCATCACTTAAGCCCTTGCATTCAGCTCTTGTTCTTTGGTACTTAGTGTTGATTTCATCGAGTGATTCAACATGCTTCTCTTTCCAATATGACAATATGCTTTGGCATAATTTTAGAGTTGCATATGGGATCAGCGGACAAGCTTCCTTGATATTATTAGGTTGAATTGTATACAAAAAGAGAAGCTTATTAACCACTAAACAAAGTAAAATTGTGTCAGCTACATAAATATGAGGTAAAGGAACACACCTTTTCCAAAGTTGCATCATTTGAAGGTACAACTTCGGCATTATTAGTCTTGTTCAATTCTAAATCTTCAGAAGTCTTTTTTATAAGCATTTCtgacacaaatttaaaattaaatgttttGACGGTATGAGATATCGCGTCAGTAGGTTGTTGACCTCTTTTCTTCCTACAAATTCACTTTTTATTTTAGAACAAACACACAGAatggttttaaaaaattaaaattacaataTCGAATAAAAATCCATTATAAAAACACAACTTACATGCAAAAATTACAATTGGAAATGTCTATGCATTTTGGGCACATCCACTCggtcaaataatatatataatatatatcttTTTTCATTTCACTATATCTAAATTTAATACACAAAAACTACCAACATAAAATTGAAATCGAAAGAGTGATGATTTTGGAATGTGTGTGAGAGAGAAAGATTTTGGAATGAGTTGGTGGAAGGGTGACTTGTTTTTAAATACACTAATTTGAAAATTTGTTGTATAAATTTTGCAAACATGGAATAAGTCTTATTTAGTTAACAGTTTCAAATGAAATGGTATTTACATGAAATAAATGGAATCTTTGTAAGAGAATgtctatttataataattttagttttagtatataataataaatattttatttttataatattattaaaagaaTAGTGTTAATAGTAATaagaaaccaaaaataaaattaaccatTCCAGGTTTCtatctaaaatataaaattattaataaacatTAAAGAGCCTCAATTTATTAatagaaaaatttaaaattgttttttttactaaatctaccttataatttaataaataattatgtaaaatattaaaaaattaacattGGAAGTTTAATAAATTTGATGacttctttataattttttttaaaagtattatTTAGTCAATAAATTCAAACtaaaagggcatgtttttggGTTTGGCATAAATGGAATTTTCATATTAGAATGtccatttttatatttatatttttagtaaatagtattaaatataaaattttgtcgcatttttaaataaatattgtcAATAATAATTAACATTCAAagttttatcaaaataattattattatactaataactactccctccgttgtttattataagtcgttttgaaaaaaaaaattgtatttaaatataagttactttacaattccaatgaataattaatgctatttttcctattatatccttaaatatttattattctctctcctttcaattatataaatttatcttccatatgtcattaatgaaggataattttgtaaaaaccttcataatttcttatttttatacaacattattatttttcttaatctgtgtgaaaagtctaaaacgacttataataaaaaacggagcgAGTAATATTCAAAGTTTTTTGGATTTGGCTGGGTcttctttttaattaaataaatacttatattaaaataaaaaaatagtgagAGTTTAAtacattttattaattaatactcCACCCGTCTTAAAGTAAGTGttacatttataaaaaattatttgtccCAAAATATTTGTCACTTTAGTTta encodes:
- the LOC131647945 gene encoding uncharacterized protein LOC131647945, which gives rise to MSEAGTCFINGVSLNAIIDIGATRSFISLDCANKLSLEVSSMTGSVVIDTPTNGSIVLFPESKESEDSRFMFVGQVEMSLRENDQVLMTYTSLRVESDVVDICDLRLKQEVEFAIDIVPGTSHVSMTPYRMSLSELSVLKKHLEDLLEKKFVRPSVSSWGAPTFLVNKKDATCGCGLIIGN